One genomic window of Anaplasma centrale str. Israel includes the following:
- the ssb gene encoding single-stranded DNA-binding protein, which yields MSSLGVNKVILIGHLGKDPDVRVMQNGKEMASFSLATSESWLDKASGARTEKTEWHSIVVFSEGLVRVVKTCARKGSKVYIEGSLRTRKWSDQNGNDRYTTEVVLQGFNSALCLLDPRGGGATPDELQNAVDPHEEPGMCAADVGLPEDAAVEEASFADEDMDEIPF from the coding sequence ATGTCCTCGCTTGGTGTTAATAAGGTAATCCTGATTGGGCATCTGGGGAAAGACCCAGACGTTAGGGTTATGCAAAATGGCAAAGAAATGGCAAGTTTTTCCCTGGCAACTTCTGAGAGCTGGCTAGACAAGGCGTCTGGGGCACGCACCGAAAAGACGGAGTGGCACAGCATAGTCGTGTTCAGTGAGGGGCTCGTTCGCGTTGTGAAGACCTGCGCACGCAAGGGCAGTAAGGTCTATATAGAAGGCTCGTTGCGCACTAGGAAGTGGTCAGACCAGAACGGCAACGATAGGTACACTACAGAGGTGGTGCTGCAGGGGTTTAACTCAGCACTCTGTTTGCTTGATCCTAGGGGAGGTGGTGCTACACCGGATGAATTACAGAACGCTGTAGACCCGCACGAAGAGCCTGGAATGTGTGCGGCGGATGTCGGCCTACCTGAAGACGCCGCAGTCGAAGAGGCCAGCTTTGCGGACGAAGACATGGACGAAATACCCTTCTGA
- a CDS encoding MFS transporter — MYKLWKRITGLNEVVLAVLLCVAIEYYDFAAYTALNSTISKVFFSQGVLSGKGNGSTYLSRLVGFLTFAAAFIARPMGATVFGYLGDKMGRRLALNISAGMLIGSVFSMAILPTPKTWSLSPIVLVVLRMVQGLAYGAEIGGTVLMAESVDKSKVKTVWVVRLIFFNVGILLGTVVLKICEAAFTEAQMHEWGWRIPFLVAGAVSCLLPYLRSKIHESPDYVEYKATGRKENIPKSLLKNAGGVLLVFTMSALASGFFYLSMVYMDMSHRSGIWEYSVLLLLMTLASCSSLFVSDANRRRRCFLVLLALIVAAIYPVVHFIYKGHMMALIVYHIMLGAYVGWYAPFVVLIFPVGARQTCFSIPYGAGYLVGALSPAICLWLSHATGLDAVPAFYLIFFAVIVFAMVALFLRVEGGSYKFVLSGEGGGGTEVAEAEGA; from the coding sequence GTGTACAAACTCTGGAAAAGAATTACTGGCCTGAACGAAGTTGTGCTTGCTGTGCTGCTGTGTGTGGCAATAGAGTATTATGACTTTGCCGCTTACACAGCGCTCAACTCTACAATTAGCAAAGTATTTTTCTCGCAAGGTGTCCTATCTGGTAAAGGAAATGGTTCCACGTACCTGTCTAGGCTTGTAGGGTTTTTGACCTTTGCAGCTGCTTTTATCGCACGGCCAATGGGCGCAACAGTGTTCGGTTATTTGGGTGATAAGATGGGGAGGAGGCTGGCACTCAATATCTCCGCTGGCATGCTGATAGGGTCAGTCTTCTCCATGGCGATCCTTCCAACTCCTAAAACTTGGAGCCTTTCCCCCATTGTGCTTGTCGTGCTAAGGATGGTTCAAGGTCTCGCATATGGTGCGGAAATAGGTGGCACTGTGTTGATGGCTGAAAGTGTTGATAAGAGCAAGGTGAAGACGGTATGGGTAGTAAGGTTGATATTTTTCAACGTTGGGATACTTCTGGGCACAGTTGTGCTGAAGATATGCGAGGCCGCTTTTACGGAAGCCCAGATGCACGAGTGGGGGTGGAGAATTCCATTTTTGGTTGCGGGTGCAGTTAGCTGTCTGCTGCCTTACCTTCGCTCTAAAATTCACGAAAGCCCGGATTATGTGGAATATAAAGCAACTGGGCGCAAGGAAAACATCCCCAAATCTCTGCTAAAGAACGCCGGTGGCGTACTACTGGTGTTCACGATGAGCGCGCTCGCCTCTGGGTTTTTTTACTTATCCATGGTTTACATGGACATGAGCCACAGGTCAGGTATCTGGGAGTATTCGGTTTTGTTGTTACTTATGACGCTTGCGAGCTGCAGCAGTCTGTTTGTGTCTGATGCTAACAGGAGAAGGCGCTGCTTTTTGGTCTTGTTGGCCCTTATAGTAGCTGCGATATATCCGGTTGTGCACTTCATCTACAAAGGCCACATGATGGCCCTTATTGTGTACCATATAATGCTTGGCGCGTACGTAGGATGGTATGCACCGTTTGTTGTGCTAATTTTCCCAGTGGGTGCGCGGCAAACTTGTTTTTCAATCCCCTATGGTGCCGGGTACCTTGTAGGTGCGCTCTCCCCCGCTATTTGTCTGTGGCTTTCCCATGCAACTGGGCTAGATGCCGTTCCGGCATTTTACCTGATCTTCTTCGCCGTCATAGTCTTCGCAATGGTTGCGCTTTTCCTGCGGGTTGAAGGTGGATCGTACAAGTTTGTGCTTTCCGGAGAAGGGGGGGGGGGGACGGAAGTGGCTGAGGCTGAGGGTGCCTGA